A genomic region of Arachis hypogaea cultivar Tifrunner chromosome 5, arahy.Tifrunner.gnm2.J5K5, whole genome shotgun sequence contains the following coding sequences:
- the LOC140184632 gene encoding citrate-binding protein-like: MCRSSCNNYSILSISMFFLLLLCVDNSLEVVAYGDPTLGFSPVPLTQANLKLQKPYDIPLDQRYSYEHGIHRLWVYADDKPHEPTSHTQPRTEIRISGLDYNSGVWQFEGYGFVPNGTSGATIAQIHGAAHGATTLILRIYNSGEMRYYSRDLVAKNLYDKWFRLNIIHDVDGGTVSVFIDGKKKFHTKDKGPGDLYFKCGVYAAPANISYYMESRWRGIKIYRL; encoded by the exons atgtgCCGCTCATCATGCaataattattctattctatCTATATCTATGTTTTTTCTTCTGTTACTCTGTGTAGATAATTCCTTAGAAGTAGTAGCATATGGAGATCCTACTCTTGGATTTAGTCCTGTTCCTTTGACACAAGCAAATTTGAAATTGCAAAAACCTTATGACATACCATTAGACCAAAGGTATAGCTATGAACATGGAATCCATCGGTTATGGGTCTATGCCGACGACAAGCCTCATGAACCAACCAGCCACACTCAACCTCGCACGGAAATTCGTATCTCA GGGCTTGACTACAACTCAGGGGTGTGGCAATTTGAAGGGTATGGTTTTGTACCAAATGGAACATCTGGTGCTACAATAGCACAGATCCATGGTGCTGCACATGGTGCTACCACACTTATACTAAGAATATATAATAGTGGAGAAATGAGATACTACAGCAGAGATTTAGTGGCTAAAAATCTTTATGACAAGTGGTTCAGACTCAATATTATCCATGATGTTGATGGTGGAACCGTTTCGGTGTTCATTGATGGAAAGAAAAAGTTTCATACAAAGGATAAAGGTCCTGGAGACTTGTACTTCAAATGTGGTGTTTATGCAGCACCTGCTAATATAAGCTACTACATGGAATCAAGATGGAGAGGCATCAAAATTTATAGGTTATAA
- the LOC112803000 gene encoding sterol 3-beta-glucosyltransferase UGT80B1: MGMGSNTNGIGYLSKEFLEGFVSIQNKDLRRMSDDGLVIAESKLPDERFDSTSCEEEEECEDRLGQRSSKVGSSPRGGLEHFTRETAGTERNLLISGHEVMLTRSMMEKWGSPRHELILDRLSERDKQKLIANLVRIQNDGTVEVDLEKSAPVASELLEFQSFEDSTLSGSLISESKKSIPQLQIVILVVGTRGDVQPFLAIAKKLQEYGHHVRLATHADFDTFVKSAGVDFYPLGGDPRALAAYMVRNKGLIPSGPTEISIQRKQLKAIVDSLLPACTAPDLETGVPFRAQAIIANPTACGHVHVAEALGVPIHIFFTMPWTPTYQFPHPLARVPQSAGYWLSYIIVDLLIWWGIRGIINDFRKRKLKLAPIAYFSMYRGSISHLPTAYMWSPHVVPKPSDWGPLVDVVGYCFLNVGAKYQPRKDFVEWIQKGSKPLYFGFGSMPLEDPKRATDVIIEALKDTEQRGIIDRGWGNLGNLTEVPDNVFLLEGCPHDWLFPQCSAVVHHGGAGTTATGLKAGCPTTIVPFFGDQFFWGDRIYQKGLGPAPIPISQLTLENLSNAIKFMLQPEVKSRAMEVAKLIKDEDGVTAAVDAFHRHLPSELPLPTPSPVEDHPNALQWFFLQIAKWCCVPCGGV, from the exons ATGGGAATGGGCAGTAATACCAATGGGATTGGATACTTGTCCAAGGAATTTTTAGAAGGCTTTGTTAGCATACAGAATAAAGATCTCAGGAGAATGAGTGACGATGGATTGGTTATAGCTGAGAGTAAGCTTCCAGATGAACGGTTTGATTCGACTTCttgtgaagaggaagaggaatgtGAGGATCGTCTAGGCCAGAGATCATCAAAAGTTGGCTCTTCGCCTCGAGGAG gtttggagcATTTCACCAGAGAGACTGCTGGAACTGAGAGGAACCTGCTTATTTCTGGTCATGAAGTTATGCTTACTAGATCAATGATGGAAAAATGGGGATCTCCGAGGCATGAACTAATATTGGACAGGTTGTCCGAGCGTGACAAG CAAAAACTGATTGCCAACCTAGTGAGAATACAAAATGATGGGACTGTTGAAGTTGATCTAGAGAAAAGTGCACCTGTTGCATCAGAATTATTGGAGTTTCAATCTTTTGAAGATTCAACATTGAGTGGAAGTCTTATTTCTGAATCAAAGAAATCAATTCCACAGCTGCAAATTGTCATTCTTGTGGTTGGAACTAGAGGCGATGTACAACCTTTTTTGGCCATTGCGAAAAAACTTCAG GAGTATGGTCACCATGTTAGGCTGGCAACACATGCCGATTTCGACACATTTGTAAAGTCTGCTGGTGTAGATTTCTATCCTTTGGGTGGCGATCCTCGTGCTTTGGCAGCAT ATATGGTGAGGAACAAAGGTTTAATCCCCTCCGGTCCGACTGAAATATCTATTCAAAGAAAGCAGCTGAAGGCCATAGTTGATTCTCTTCTTCCGGCATGCACCGCACCTGATTTGGAAACTGGCGTTCCTTTCAGAGCTCAGGCTATTATTGCGAATCCCACCGCTTGTG GACATGTACACGTTGCTGAAGCCCTTGGAGTGCCGATACACATATTCTTCACGATGCCTTGGAC GCCAACATATCAGTTCCCACATCCTCTGGCTCGTGTTCCGCAAAGTGCTGGTTACTGG CTGTCCTATATAATTGTTGATCTTCTGATATGGTGGGGGATCCGAGGAATTATTAATGACTTCAGGAAAAGGAAATTGAAGCTTGCTCCTATTGCATACTTCAGCATGTACCGTGGATCGATATCTCATTTACCAACTGCATATATGTGGAGTCCTCATGTTGTTCCCAAGCCTAGTG ATTGGGGACCTTTAGTTgatgttgttggttattgtttcTTAAACGTTGGAGCAAAGTACCAACCACGCAAGGATTTCGTCGAATGGATCCAAAAAGGCTCAAAACCATTATATTTTGGGTTTGGGAGCATG cctcttgaagatcctaaAAGAGCTACTGATGTTATAATAGAGGCTCTGAAGGATACCGAACAACGGGGAATCATCGATCGAGGATGGGGAAATCTCGGGAACT TGACAGAAGTTCCTGACAATGTTTTCCTTCTAGAAGGATGCCCTCACGACTGGTTGTTTCCTCAATGTTCCGCCGTG GTGCATCATGGTGGAGCTGGAACCACAGCTACAGGACTAAAAGCCGGG TGTCCGACGACCATCGTTCCATTCTTCGGAGATCAATTCTTTTGGGGGGATAGAATATATCAAAAAGGGCTAGGTCCAGCACCAATTCCAATTTCTCAGCTCACTCTTGAGAATTTATCAAATGCCATAAAGTTCATGCTCCAGCCAGAG GTGAAGTCTCGAGCAATGGAAGTTGCAAAGTTGATTAAGGATGAAGATGGTGTTACTGCGGCAGTTGACGCGTTTCACCGGCATCTACCGTCCGAGCTGCCGCTCCCAACTCCATCTCCGGTGGAGGATCACCCAAATGCTTTGCAGTGGTTTTTTCTTCAAATAGCCAAGTGGTGTTGTGTGCCGTGTGGTGgtgtatag
- the LOC112803001 gene encoding beta-carotene hydroxylase 2, chloroplastic-like — translation MEFWARWAHRALWHASLWHMHESHHRPRDGPFELNDVFAIINAVPAIALLSFGFFHKGLVPGLCFGAGLGITVFGMAYMFVHDGLVHRRFPVGPIANVPYFRRVAAAHKLHHSDKFNGVPYGLFLGPKEIEEVGGLEELEKEISRRTKSYNNNNNKNSS, via the exons ATGGAATTTTGGGCTAGATGGGCACACAGAGCTCTCTGGCATGCTTCCTTGTGGCACATGCACGag TCCCACCATAGACCAAGAGATGGACCCTTCGAATTGAACGATGTGTTTGCAATAATAAACGCTGTTCCTGCCATTGCTCTTCTCTCCTTCGGTTTCTTCCACAAAGGACTAGTCCCTGGCCTCTGCTTTGGTGCt GGTCTTGGAATCACAGTGTTTGGAATGGCTTACATGTTTGTGCACGATGGCTTGGTTCATAGGAGATTCCCTGTAGGTCCCATTGCCAATGTTCCCTACTTCAGAAGAGTTGCTGCTGCTCACAAA CTTCACCATTCGGACAAATTCAATGGGGTGCCATATGGCCTCTTTTTGGGACCAAAG GAAATTGAAGAAGTGGGAGGGTTAGAAGAGCTTGAGAAAGAGATTAGTAGGAGAACAAaatcttataataataataataataaaaatagttcaTGA
- the LOC112804050 gene encoding probable polygalacturonase: protein MPSQHIVIRRLICVSPDSAMIALGSEMSGGIQDVRAENLTAIDTESAVRIKTAVGRGGYVKDIFVKGMNLNNMKYVFWITGSYGSHADNDFDPKALPDISGINYKDVIADYCNYTAKLEGIPNDPFTGICISNVSITNSDMKKLQWNCTDVEGFSSNVSPVPYELLSQKEEKKFDCPFPDEKLPIESVMLKTCSFKSV from the coding sequence ATGCCAAGCCAACACATAGTAATTAGAAGGCTTATATGTGTATCCCCTGATAGTGCTATGATTGCATTAGGCAGTGAAATGTCTGGTGGAATCCAAGATGTTAGAGCCGAAAACCTCACTGCTATCGATACTGAATCGGCCGTTAGGATCAAAACTGCAGTTGGTAGAGGAGGATATGTTAAGGACATATTTGTTAAGGGAATGAACTTGAACAATATGAAATATGTGTTTTGGATAACAGGTTCTTATGGATCACACGCTGACAATGATTTTGATCCAAAAGCACTTCCTGATATTAGTGGCATAAACTATAAAGATGTCATAGCAGATTACTGCAATTATACAGCAAAACTTGAAGGGATTCCTAATGATCCTTTTACAGGAATCTGTATATCTAATGTGAGTATCACAAATAGTGACATGAAGAAATTGCAATGGAATTGCACTGATGTTGAAGGTTTTTCAAGCAATGTTAGTCCTGTCCCTTATGAATTGCTATCACagaaggaagagaagaaattTGATTGTCCTTTTCCAGATGAAAAACTTCCCATTGAAAGTGTTATGTTGAAGACTTGTTCCTTTAAAAGTGTCTAA
- the LOC112804051 gene encoding probable serine/threonine-protein kinase At1g01540, protein MVLLGECDVPWRRAESLIIAINTNILWNTIMGFAYIFHCSIHSYKLEKNSEYLSSEDDLDDHDGAELLQSDSPEFKGVMCQHFQVEELEDATNGFAERNVIGSGDNGTVYRGLLANNMKVVVKKLPCHSCQPEDSFASQVELTARAKHKRLVKLIGYSTNRTCRLLVSEYIENGNLHKWLHEFQGSLSPLTWPIRLHILHAVANGIAYLYEEVEPKIIHGSIKSRNILLDQQWNPKISDFGLFKLQSSNSSHSMSNFTESNDIYDFGILIMEIISGRIPFPSHHSQPQAYIVDWFKSMISNGKISDLVDPKLPKKPSSIVLKRIILLALWCVDLDMNPKLKMEDVVQMLESSQLLFYVGTTTFRSLPF, encoded by the exons ATGGTTTTGTTGGGAGAGTGTGACGTACCTTGGAGAAGGGCAG AATCTCTCATCATTGCTATCAACACCAATATTCTTTGGAATACCATTATGGGTTTTGCTTATATCTTCCATTGCAGCATTCATTCTTACA AACTTGAGAAGAACTCTGAGTATTTATCAAGTGAAGATGATCTTGATGATCATGATGGTGCTGAGTTACTCCAATCTGACTCACCAGAGTTCAAAGGAGTTATGTGTCAGCACTTTCAGGTAGAGGAGTTAGAGGATGCTACAAATGGATTTGCTGAAAGAAATGTGATTGGAAGTGGGGACAATGGAACAGTTTATAGAGGTCTGTTAGCTAATAATATGAAGGTGGTTGTGAAGAAGCTACCTTGTCACAG TTGCCAACCTGAGGATTCTTTTGCTTCACAAGTGGAGTTAACTGCACGTGCCAAGCACAAGAGGCTTGTGAAATTGATAGGATACTCTACTAATAGAACTTGCAG GCTGTTAGTATCTGAATATATAGAGAATGGAAATCTGCATAAATGGCTTCATGAATTTCAAGGATCACTGAGCCCTCTAACATGGCCTATCAGATTGCACATTCTACATGCTGTTGCAAATGG AATTGCATACCTTTATGAGGAAGTTGAACCAAAGATTATCCATGGCAGCATAAAATCTAGGAACATATTACTTGACCAACAATGGAATCCTAAGATCTCTGATTTTGGCCTTTTTAAGCTTCAAAGTTCTAACTCTAGTCACTCTATGAG TAACTTCACCGAGAGTAATGACATTTATGATTTCGGAATACTTATAATGGAGATTATATCAGGAAGGATTCCATTTCCATCACATCACAGTCAACCACAG GCCTATATAGTGGACTGGTTCAAATCAATGATTTCCAATGGCAAGATTTCAGACTTGGTTGATCCGAAATTGCCCAAAAAGCCTTCTTCCATAGTTCTAAAGCGAATTATTTTGCTTGCTCTATGGTGTGTAGATCTTGATATGAATCCAAAACTCAAAATGGAAGATGTTGTTCAAATGCTTGAGtccagccaacttcttttctatGTAGGAACAACCACTTTTCGGTCTTTACCATTTTAG